The following coding sequences lie in one Arachis ipaensis cultivar K30076 chromosome B03, Araip1.1, whole genome shotgun sequence genomic window:
- the LOC110269383 gene encoding uncharacterized protein LOC110269383, translating into MEECKRQVTGFKNNDYKGFKDLDEAKAWLGAVAEPADFGGEPQQLAIEAGEQHQEGDLGQDLPNPIQLPVYGSPPSHETEDTHGSSSNSLDVRGGSSNSYALVGGVEGCPMKEGPFLHVEDMELLLMRACSSLGIGAPIFICQENRSSEEAVRFAFTVVLPYNSRGLELVAHGPTSADVRVARQEVSFAMLEKMVAATGYSICDYNYHTVARMEERWREIQDASLSSVAHWIHLLKEENADLQHQVEMINEMLEE; encoded by the exons ATGGAAG AGTGCAAGCGTCAGGTAACCGGGTTTAAGAACAACGACTACAAGGGTTTCAAAGACTTGGATGAGGCTAAGGCGTGGCTTGGGGCCGTTGCAGAACCAGCAGATTTTGGGGGGGAGCCTCAACAGCTTGCTATCGAGGCAGGGGAGCAACATCAAGAGGGAGACCTCGGGCAAGACCTTCCGAATCCGATCCAACTACCGGTCTATGGAAGCCCGCCGTCCCATGAAACTGAAGACACCCATGGGAGCTCATCAAATAGTCTGGATGTTCGCGGTGGCAGCAGCAACTCGTATGCCTTAGTAG GTGGTGTCGAAGGCTGTCCGATGAAGGAGGGACCTTTCTTGCACGTGGAGGACATGGAGTTGTTGCTAATGCGTGCATGCTCATCCCTTGGCATCGGGGCTCCCATTTTCATATGCCAGGAGAACAGGTCTAGTGAGGAGGCCGTTCGCTTTGCGTTCACCGTGGTTCTGCCTTATAACAGCAGGGGCCTGGAGCTCGTTGCACATGGACCCACTTCAGCGGATGTGCGAGTGGCTCGTCAAGAAGTATCATTTGCAATGTTGGAGAAAATGGTAGCAGCAACTGGATATAGCATATGCGACTACAACTACCACACAGTTGCCCGCATGGAGGAACGCTGGAGAGAGATTCAGGATGCCAGTTTATCTTCCGTGGCACACTGGATTCATCTTCTAAAAGAGGAAAATGCTGATCTTCAGCATCAGGTTGAGATGATAAATGAAATGCTGGAAGAGTAG
- the LOC107632557 gene encoding protein FAR1-RELATED SEQUENCE 5-like has protein sequence MSIDDFEAEWDEAADEYELHDKLWAMQMYEKRKMWTNAYLGNKFCAGFRTTSRCEGINSHVKKFLSSKHTILELVQNLELVLREYQNNEMVAQFNSIYNVPVMTTCLDPIEKCAAMVYTRTIFTNVKKEIDAVGGLNFVSKRRVSTTVV, from the coding sequence ATGTCGATAGATGACTTTGAAGCGGAATGGGATGAAGCAGCGGATGAATACGAGTTACATGATAAGTTGTGGGCAATGCAGATGTACGAAAAGAGAAAGATGTGGACGAATGCATACCTTGGCAACAAGTTCTGTGCTGGGTTTCGTACCACATCGCGATGCGAGGGTATAAATTCCCATGTGAAGAAATTCCTTAGCTCGAAGCACACTATACTGGAGCTTGTGCAAAACCTTGAGCTAGTCCTTCGTGAATATCAAAATAATGAGATGGTTGCACAGTTCAACTCCATCTATAACGTCCCTGTTATGACGACGTGCCTTGATCCAATCGAAAAATGTGCTGCCATGGTATATACGCGGACCATTTTCACCAACGTGAAAAAGGAGATAGATGCGGTTGGAGGTCTAAACTTTGTTAGTAAGCGGAGGGTGTCGACGACGGTAGTGTAA